In Phaseolus vulgaris cultivar G19833 unplaced genomic scaffold, P. vulgaris v2.0 scaffold_17, whole genome shotgun sequence, the sequence ATTGAAATCGACTTGATATCCGAcaacaaatatttaattgaatatTTAGTATAGTGCAAATGTCTATAAATATATCTTTAGAAAGTAATAGTAttgttccgacctcaagtcTGTTGGGCAGCATCactagggtcaatcaccgcatccgATGTATTGTCTGTTTTGGAGGTTGATGTTCCGTCACGGTTTTGTTCTGAAAAAGCGCCTCGAAGGGTGAAGGGAGTATATAAACTCCCCTTGGCCTCGACTCCTGAACGATGTGAGACTATATTGACATACAAAAACAAGTACAATTTCGAATGAAGCAAAATTTGAtctttaaagataaaaattatgaaGAAATATCTGGTCTCAAAAAGTGCAAATTCCTTCATCTGTTATATTTTCTTTTGCAGAATATTTAATgaaagttgtttcaattggactGAAATTTAATCAGAATTTGCAGAAAAATCATACATACAAAGGTATCCTTTTAAGCTATTTTGTGTGTCAAATTTAATCGTTAGtaccatatttaatttttatttaattgaaataataatttaataactttttttttatcaatccGAGTGAGAGTCACCCTAATTAATACGATATTTAAAACAACCACAGtgcattattttttttgtattaaaggTCAGATTTATCGGATCGTGATTTGTGAATACAACATTACGAAAGTGCACATGCAATTTTTTCATAGTCAATGGTAAATATTGTAATAATTGTAACTAGGAAAATTTCCaactttttaagttttaaatattattttataataactcAGATAACGTTAGACTCTCATGACAAATGGTAAGTATTTTAATAACCCTTATGTAGatgttatcatttttttttaactttaacatATTTAGAGGTTacattacatattttttttttgaaaagtatATTGGACAATATCTCCCTCACTAAAGTTCTAATTGATCAggtattcatttaaaaaaaatatttcaattttataatacttaattttgtttatggaaaataaatataaaatttaatatcaaCATGGACTCAATCCATTCTTCCAAGACGCAGATGCATAATTTATAGAATGCATATAGGAGTAACGAAGAACCAAGAAATAAGACAAAGTGAAAATGAAACTagtgatagaaaaaaaaaaacatattgaattttttattattattaaacgttaaaataaaacaataaaatagaCTCGTAATAAATTAATCATTAAGACGATCTAATTTGTGCGAATATACCATACGTTTTGATAAGAACAACGTAGACACATCACAATCTAATaagattaacaaaattaaacaatctaaaaattaaactgtgaaaaaattagatgatttGAAAGGTAAAATCGTTTACACAAAATAACACACTAGACAATCTATATTAAGTACGAAATAACTTTTAATATGAATATACCTAATTTATTTAAGTGTAGCGTATAAGCTAAGATTTTGAGTTGGGTTTGCAAAAGTTTGActctataaaataattttggacTCGAGTACAAGGTTTAGATTGGAGTACAAGGtgtttataatttgtttattagCCTAATTCAatccaacttttttttaaattttttatcgaGGTTGAATGTATTAGGTtatagattttgattttttttttattaaagttcgtaatttaaaatatcttgttttaattcttttaaataaattatatcatttaaaattttaatatttaaaaaatacacatTTAATTAATGGAATAATaaagtaaattaaataataatgatattttatattaatattagttaATGATTTTGATAAAGTCAATAGGATTGAGTGTAACTGTAATATATACAACTCATTGcttaatcaataaaaaagatTAATTGAACTAAGTTAAAGTTAATCTAATTAAGTTCAGATTTCCTTTTGGGTTGTGTGATTTAATAAACACTCATATTCCAAATGAAcaaataactataatttttaattgaagATGGTATAGTTTTACACAAGAAAATAATGTTTATaaataatcaatataaaatatctcTTCACTTTCCACAAGAAGAaagttataataattatatattaaatactaTAACTTCTCTTTACGTTTTATAAAAGGGTAATTACTGTTTATTTCCATTCCAATAATATTGAGGAAAATTACCAAAACGACATAAGCTGAGTCCGAAAGAAATGCATCTTTGTGGTGTCCATAATTATCTGAAGTACATTGAAGATGAACACTGCAACTGATAgcagaaaagaagaagaaaggaactCGTAACAGAAGCAGCAATAGCAGAAGAAGATAGCATTAGAGCCGAAAATATTcgtaaaaaagaaaagaagaagaagaagaagaacacaaTGTACGGGAAGGTGCTTCTTACATTCATTTTCGTGCTTCTCCTCCTTCTTTCGTACACAATTTTCATAGGCAACCTCGACATTCGATCTTATTTCTTCCCTCACTTCAAGTTATCCGCGGTTGTACCCGCTGCGTGTGCACTTGATCCGTCTCTTCGGGTCTTCATGTACGATCTCCCTCGCCGCTTCAACGTCGGCATGATTGACCGCCGCAACACGTCGGAGACACCTGTCACCGTGGAGGACTGGCCGCGGTGGCCCGAGAACTGGGGGCTGAAGAAGCAGCACAGCGTGGAGTACTGGATGATGGGGTCGCTCATCCACGGCGTCGAGGGCAGAGAAGTGGTTAGGGTTTCGGATCCGGAACTCGCCAACGCCTTCTTCGTGCCGTTCTTCTCTTCTCTCAGTTTCAACACGCACGGCCACACCATGAAGGATCCCGCCACGGAGATTGATCGCCAATTGCAGGTGCTTCGCCTGGTTTCTTCTCTTCGTAGTTGATTTGTGAATCGCTCCAATGCAATTTGATGGGAGTTAATTTCGTTTTAGCGTAATGCGATTAGTATGGTCACTTGAAGATTCACTGTACAGGTTATTGTCAAACGACATTAGTGCTGAAAATCATAAGAATTTGATGAATGTTACTGTTCAGCACTAGTTTAGGAAGAGTAGTATCCGAATGAAATATTTTCAGTGTCTGAGAATTTTACTTGCAGGAGGAGAATGAGTGTAAATTGGAAAACGTgactatattatttatttatactattCTCCTATGGGCAATGGactatattatttttagaaatgTTGGGTGTTGTACCTGTTTCTGTGCGTCATAGCTAATGTGTTACAAACCTCTGCTTTTGATATTAAACAGTGCTTGTTTCTGGTGTCAGGTTGATTTAATGGAATTGTTAAAGAAATCCAAATACTGGCAGAGGTCTGGAGGTAGAGACCATGTATTTCCTGTCACACACCCCAATGCCTTTAGGTTCCTACGAGATCAGTTGAATGATTCTATTCAGGTTGTTGTGGATTTTGGTCGCTACCCTAGGCACATGTCTAATTTGAACAAAGATGTGGTGTCCCCATATGTGCATGTTGTGGACTCTCTTACAGTAGACGAGCCTCAAGATCCGTATGAGTCTCGCTCCACGCTGCTTTTCTTCCGAGGGAGGACTTACAGGAAGGATGTATGTCTAACTGAGAGTTAGTTGAAGGAGTAATGTATTTCTTAATGGGGCAAGGTTCCTGTAAAGTACGTTTGTCTTTAAAGTGGGCAAGTCAGGCCATATCCATACCCTTGGTTTAATTTAAAGCACATTGTGATCATAAAACACTAAAATTCAAAGGTTGATACACCTGTCCTTGCTCACTCTAAAAACAATCCCACTTTAGTGTAGCTTTTTCCTTTAAATTCCATGAATATTGATTTTCTGGTGTCTGTGATGTTTGCAGGAAGGGATTGTTCGTGTTAAACTAGCAAAGATACTGTCTGGTTATGATGATGTTCACTATGAGCGAAGTGTTGCTacagaagaaaatataaaattggtATGCAGTGTAGTTGTGTAATTGATCTTTGCTTAATTTTAGTTGGATAATTTGTGGTTGACTGTTTAAAAGATCAATTTTACAATTGtatgtgttttattttatcatgCAAAAATCATTAACTGCTGTGTTCCTTTAACCACTGCTTCTTATACAACAGTCATCTAAAGGGATGCGTTCATCGAAGTTCTGTTTGCATCCAGCGGGAGACACACCGTCATCTTGTAGGCTTTTTGATGCCATTGTGAGTCACTGTGTCCCTGTCATTGTTAGTGATCAAATTGAACTCCCATTTGAGGATGAGATTGAGTACTCCCAGTTCTCgattttcttctctttcaaagAGGCATTACAGCCTGGCTACATGGTCGATCAACTTCGTAAATTTCCAAAACAGAAATGGACTGAAATGTGGAAGCAACTCAAAAACATCTCCCAACATTATGAATTCCAGTACCCTCCTAAAAGAGAAGATGCTGTGAGTATGCTGTGGAGACAGGTCAAGCACAAAATTCCAGGGGTCAGCCTTTCTGTTCATAGAAGCCGGAGGTTAAAAGTCCCAGATTGGTGGCAGAGGAAATGATTTCTGGAGCTTTGGTGTTAATCTTGTACATTCTTCAGTTACAGTGACAATCCCTAAAGGGAGGAATAACATTAATACTTCCTCTTATCTCAGCATTTTGAAATTGAGATTTTTGTATAAGttttaatgtgattttttttggtCTTAGCTTCTAATTTGGTGGACATTTGTCTCATCCAACTTGGAGCCTGATGTTCATGAATATTACCACTTCCTCATTCGAAAATGTTTAATCTCTTCTGGGTCGTTTCGTTTCGATAGAAAATGGACTTTGTAGGTGTGCAACAGAAGAAGGGGATTTCGATTTTCTCATTGTCATTCTATAGTTCAGTTACTTAATTTGTACATCGCCATTCATGCTAAAGAACTCTAGCTAAtcctaaaattaatatattcatttactttcaTAATTTGGTTATAATTTAATTTCCGTTTCCCATGTACTTGTTAAAAAAAAGGTTGCACTATAAGGAAAAAGTTCTATTCATAAGACACCTACATTTTCACTTATATAAGAAATATGGAGCTAACTATTTGGTTAAATATACCATTTAAGTTGTAGATAAGAGTGATGATTCATTCACTCAAAAGAGTAACTGACATCAATTACTCTGAATATGAACCTTCTTATCTTATTTTAACAACTCATATTTATGGGCCATAATAAGTGAAATCCCAATTACTCTCAATATTAACCTTTCATCTTAGGCAGATTCTTCCAGCACCATATCATTTGTGATTAACACTCAACATATACATGTAAAACTACTCTTATACCCTTAACGAAATTGTGTTATTGTGTTccggatatatatatatatatatatatatatatatatatatatatatatatatatatatatatatatatataaaatagtagTTCTAGATAATTAtgtccagaaaaatattttccttgatttgttctgataaaaaaatccgAAATGTGCCCCTGCCAACCCCTTTAACTTTTTCTTTGAATCTCATGTGTCCCTGCCAACACATGGCACACATTCGTTGGGAGATAAAAGGTCCTACAAACATGACTCTCTTGGTTTCTTTCCATTGCACTTCCATCCAAGAATTTCACCAAACTATTGGTTTGCTACTTCAATGAAAATTAGGCCCATGTTTCgcaattttattttgtctttagtAGTTGTTTTTGGATTAAAGTCCATAacttaattctttaaatttgtttagtttagtgggttttaatccattaaaaataCCAAAATGATGGACTTCTGGATATGTATATCCGGAAGCATTATAGTGCCTTTCGGATAAAGATGTCCATAGTTAAATAGTACAATTCCGGATGACAATATCCGTAGGTAAACATGACACTTCCGGATACCAATATCCGTAGGAAAAACTGACACTTTCGAATGTCAATATTCATAGGCAAAGCTGACACTTCCGAATGTCAATATCCATAGGCATGTGACTTCTAGATATTGATGTTCATAAGCAAATCTTTGACTtccggatattaatatccgtaaGCAAATATGTGACAAGGACAAAGTTGGGTTTAAAAAGTTACATTGgatgcaagaaacaattaatCGGGTGCAGAAAGTAATTGCCTTCATCTTATCTTATCTTAACAACTCAAATTAATGGGTCACAAG encodes:
- the LOC137817141 gene encoding probable arabinosyltransferase ARAD1 isoform X1, which codes for MYGKVLLTFIFVLLLLLSYTIFIGNLDIRSYFFPHFKLSAVVPAACALDPSLRVFMYDLPRRFNVGMIDRRNTSETPVTVEDWPRWPENWGLKKQHSVEYWMMGSLIHGVEGREVVRVSDPELANAFFVPFFSSLSFNTHGHTMKDPATEIDRQLQVLRLVDLMELLKKSKYWQRSGGRDHVFPVTHPNAFRFLRDQLNDSIQVVVDFGRYPRHMSNLNKDVVSPYVHVVDSLTVDEPQDPYESRSTLLFFRGRTYRKDEGIVRVKLAKILSGYDDVHYERSVATEENIKLSSKGMRSSKFCLHPAGDTPSSCRLFDAIVSHCVPVIVSDQIELPFEDEIEYSQFSIFFSFKEALQPGYMVDQLRKFPKQKWTEMWKQLKNISQHYEFQYPPKREDAVSMLWRQVKHKIPGVSLSVHRSRRLKVPDWWQRK
- the LOC137817141 gene encoding probable arabinosyltransferase ARAD1 isoform X2, producing the protein MYGKVLLTFIFVLLLLLSYTIFIGNLDIRSYFFPHFKLSAVVPAACALDPSLRVFMYDLPRRFNVGMIDRRNTSETPVTVEDWPRWPENWGLKKQHSVEYWMMGSLIHGVEGREVVRVSDPELANAFFVPFFSSLSFNTHGHTMKDPATEIDRQLQVDLMELLKKSKYWQRSGGRDHVFPVTHPNAFRFLRDQLNDSIQVVVDFGRYPRHMSNLNKDVVSPYVHVVDSLTVDEPQDPYESRSTLLFFRGRTYRKDEGIVRVKLAKILSGYDDVHYERSVATEENIKLSSKGMRSSKFCLHPAGDTPSSCRLFDAIVSHCVPVIVSDQIELPFEDEIEYSQFSIFFSFKEALQPGYMVDQLRKFPKQKWTEMWKQLKNISQHYEFQYPPKREDAVSMLWRQVKHKIPGVSLSVHRSRRLKVPDWWQRK